In Papaver somniferum cultivar HN1 chromosome 1, ASM357369v1, whole genome shotgun sequence, a genomic segment contains:
- the LOC113331087 gene encoding la-related protein 6C-like, with protein MSSEIQEENKNETTTAKMEMNNFKFNVHAPEFVPRTQPQPQQQQTQMPISGYIYPCIHFLGSTSNGSDWYYVADQETIQLIPNSSNITQRHSKNFLTEDIRHKIIKQVEYQFSDMSLFASDTLMKHISKDPEGYVPLSVIASSKKIKSLVSNSHLLIQALRTSSKLVVSDDGKKVKRKHLFTDRDKEDLQARTVVAENLPEDYTHQNLEKIFGVVGSVKTVRICHPQESNVSRPKGDVLISNKLHALVEYETVVQAEKAVEKLNDERNWRKGLRVRLLLRRSPRSVMKVKVYDHFEGVSEDETASPVSADESSQPNNVEVQSESNIEDNTTGSNKGWARGRGKSRGRSQNNSGRGLIASSPQSSCLVQCEASISTNKQAPRGPRMPDGTRGFTMGRGKPLTSSAAQLE; from the exons ATGTCTTCTGAAAtacaagaagaaaataaaaatgaaacaacAACAGCAAAAATGGAGATGAATAATTTCAAATTCAATGTACATGCACCTGAATTTGTTCCAAGGACACAAccacaaccacaacaacaacaaacccaAATGCCAATATCTGGATATATTTATCCATGTATTCATTTTCTTGGTTCTACTAGTAATGGATCTGATTGGTATTATGTTGCAGATCAAGAAACAATTCAGTTAATTCCTAATTCTTCCAACATAACACAAAGGCATTCGAAAAATTTCCTCACTGAAGATATTCGACATAAGATCATTAAACAG GTGGAATACCAGTTCAGTGACATGAGTTTATTTGCAAGTGATACCTTGATGAAACATATTAGTAAAGATCCTGAAGGTTACG TTCCGTTATCTGTTATTGCCTCTTCAAAGAAGATTAAATCCCTCGTTAGTAACAGTCATTTGCTCATCCAAGCACTTCGAACATCCTCTAAACTT GTTGTTAGTGATGATGGCAAGAAGGTTAAGCGTAAACACCTTTTCACAGACAGAGACAAAGAGGATTTGCAG GCGCGTACTGTTGTAGCAGAAAATTTACCCGAGGATTACACTCATCAAAATCTTGAAAAAATCTTCGGCGTGGTTGGAAG TGTGAAGACAGTTCGGATATGCCATCCGCAGGAATCCAATGTTTCTCGTCCTAAAGGAGATGTACTTATTAGTAACAAG CTCCACGCTCTAGTGGAATACGAAACTGTCGTCCAAGCagagaaagca GTTGAAAAGTTAAATGATGAAAGGAACTGGAGAAAAGGCCTTCGTGTAAGATTGCTGCTTAGACGCTCG CCAAGATCTGTTATGAAGGTGAAGGTCTATGACCATTTTGAAGGTGTCTCGGAAGATGAGACTGCATCCCCTGTATCAGCGGATGAATCGTCGCAGCCTAATAACGTGGAAGTACAGAGTGAAAGCAAT ATTGAAGATAATACTACTGGATCAAATAAAGGGTGGGCTCGAGGCCGTGGAAAATCTCGCGGACGTTCTCAGAATAATTCTGGCCGTGGTCTAATTGCTTCATCCCCACAATCAAGCTGCTTAGTCCAGTGTGAAGCATCAATTAGTACCAATAAGCAGGCACCACGAGGACCAAGGATGCCGGATGGTACACGGGGTTTCACTATGGGGCGTGGGAAACCACTAACCAGTTCTGCTGCGCAATTAGAGTGA
- the LOC113347296 gene encoding serpin-Z2B-like: MANEKSLIGSSLSMPTMKNLFLEEGNGKNLTYSPLSIYVALGLLASGAKGETLNQLLWFLKSENLECLHSFCSQFMNSLNSILVNKLIWGNYGGLELSCVNSVLVEKSCVLNPKFKEVANSIFKAEARAVDFRFKANEVRLIVNQWVEQKTSGLIKDLIPEGLVDSDTKIVLVNALYFKGSWCPDQFDKGLTRNSGFYLLDGHSSVEVPFMFSGKENQYILCHDGFKVLKLPYKLQAQATVSTSSQQFSMYIVLPDERNGLGE; encoded by the coding sequence ATGGCTAACGAAAAGAGTTTGATAGGTTCTTCATTATCTATGCCAACTATGAAGAATCTCTTTTTGGAAGAAGGTAATGGAAAGAATTTAACATATTCTCCATTATCAATATATGTTGCTTTAGGACTAttagcttctggagcgaaaggtGAGACACTAAATCAGTTATTATGGTTTTTAAAATCTGAAAATCTTGAATGTCTTCATAGTTTTTGTTCTCAGTTTATGAATTCATTGAATAGTATTTTGGTAAACAAACTAATATGGGGCAACTATGGAGGACTCGAGTTGTCATGTGTTAATAGTGTTTTGGTTGAGAAATCATGTGTCCTAAATCCAAAATTCAAAGAGGTTGCCAACTCAATATTTAAAGCAGAAGCACGAGCTGTGGATTTTAGATTTAAGGCTAATGAAGTGAGACTGATTGTGAACCAATGGGTCGAACAGAAAACTAGCGGGTTAATCAAAGATCTAATTCCAGAAGGATTAGTAGATAGTGACACAAAGATTGTGCTGGTGAATGCACTCTATTTCAAAGGATCATGGTGTCCGGATCAGTTTGATAAAGGCTTAACCAGGAACTCGGGTTTTTATTTACTTGATGGGCATTCCTCTGTTGAAGTCCCATTTATGTTTAGCGGAAAGGAAAACCAATATATATTGTGTCACGACGGCTTCAAAGTACTCAAACTCCCGTACAAATTACAAGCACAAGCAACGGTTAGTACTAGTAGTCAACAATTTTCAATGTATATAGTTTTACCAGATGAACGCAATGGACTTGGCGAATAG